One part of the Thermanaeromonas sp. C210 genome encodes these proteins:
- a CDS encoding acyl CoA:acetate/3-ketoacid CoA transferase, which translates to MSKVKTADEVAGLIKDGATVGASAMGLAGWPEEVAQAIERRFLVSGHPRGLTLVHGSATGDWKDRGVTRLGHEGLVKRWIAGHMGSAANMVRLVEENKIEAYNLPQGVIVQLWREIAAKRPGLITKVGLGTFVDPRVEGAKMNAKTTEDIVKLIELEGEEYLFYKTFPVDVALIRGTVADENGNLTMDKEGMLLEALPLAQAAKNSGGIVIAQVEYLAKAGTLHPKKVKVPGILVDYIVISSKPEYHFQTEGTYYNPAFAGEIKVPLASVPPLPLDERKIIGRRAAMELSRGAIVNLGVGIPTGVAAVAAEERAVDLIVLTTEAGSVGGVPASQPHFGHAYNAEAVIEQHSQFDFYDGGGIDVAFLGLAQVDQDGNVNVSKFGSRVMGCGGFINISQSSKKVVFCGTFTAGGLKVKVEDGKLAILQEGRNKKFLEKVDQITFSGRYAQKANQQVVYVTERAVFGLEEGRITLLEVAPGVDLEKDILAHMDFKPRISPDLKIMPPEIFLPQWGLLRQIIETKS; encoded by the coding sequence TTGAGCAAAGTAAAAACTGCTGACGAAGTTGCCGGACTCATCAAAGACGGCGCTACAGTAGGCGCCAGCGCCATGGGCTTGGCAGGATGGCCCGAAGAGGTGGCCCAGGCCATAGAAAGGCGCTTCTTGGTTTCCGGCCACCCCCGCGGCCTCACGCTGGTCCACGGTTCTGCTACTGGAGATTGGAAGGACCGGGGTGTTACGCGGCTGGGCCACGAGGGCCTGGTCAAAAGATGGATTGCTGGGCACATGGGTTCCGCAGCAAATATGGTTCGCTTGGTGGAGGAAAACAAGATTGAGGCCTACAATTTGCCCCAGGGCGTAATAGTCCAACTATGGCGGGAAATAGCCGCCAAGCGACCGGGACTGATTACTAAAGTAGGTTTGGGCACCTTTGTCGACCCCCGCGTAGAGGGGGCCAAAATGAACGCTAAGACCACCGAAGACATCGTGAAGCTCATCGAGCTGGAGGGGGAGGAATACCTTTTCTATAAGACCTTTCCCGTTGATGTGGCCCTGATCAGGGGGACGGTGGCCGACGAAAACGGCAATCTTACTATGGATAAAGAAGGCATGCTGCTCGAAGCCCTACCCCTGGCTCAGGCGGCCAAAAACAGCGGCGGTATAGTCATCGCCCAGGTCGAATACCTGGCGAAGGCTGGCACGCTGCACCCCAAGAAGGTGAAGGTACCCGGTATACTGGTGGACTATATTGTGATTTCCAGTAAACCGGAATATCACTTCCAAACTGAAGGCACCTATTATAACCCCGCCTTTGCCGGAGAAATTAAAGTCCCCCTGGCCTCCGTACCGCCCCTTCCCCTGGACGAGCGGAAAATAATAGGCCGCCGTGCCGCTATGGAATTGAGCCGTGGCGCTATAGTAAACCTCGGCGTGGGGATACCCACCGGGGTCGCGGCGGTGGCAGCCGAAGAAAGGGCCGTCGACCTTATAGTCCTCACTACCGAGGCAGGAAGCGTAGGTGGAGTCCCGGCGAGCCAGCCCCACTTCGGCCACGCTTACAATGCCGAAGCCGTGATTGAGCAGCACTCCCAGTTTGATTTCTACGACGGGGGCGGTATTGACGTGGCCTTTCTGGGCCTGGCGCAGGTAGACCAGGACGGCAATGTCAACGTGAGCAAGTTCGGCAGCAGGGTCATGGGATGCGGCGGCTTTATTAACATCAGTCAGAGTTCCAAAAAGGTGGTTTTCTGCGGCACCTTCACCGCCGGGGGATTGAAGGTCAAGGTCGAGGACGGGAAGCTGGCTATTTTACAGGAGGGCAGGAACAAGAAGTTCCTAGAAAAGGTAGATCAAATAACCTTCAGCGGCCGGTATGCTCAAAAGGCCAATCAACAAGTAGTTTATGTTACCGAACGGGCTGTATTCGGCCTGGAGGAAGGGAGAATTACCCTTTTGGAAGTGGCGCCAGGGGTGGACTTGGAAAAGGACATACTGGCCCACATGGACTTTAAGCCCCGCATATCTCCGGATTTGAAGATTATGCCTCCTGAGATTTTCCTACCTCAGTGGGGTTTGCTCCGCCAGATCATAGAAACTAAATCATAG
- a CDS encoding ferredoxin family protein yields MGIRIMDTPELLGLNKFNVDEKEPHIKLDKELCIRCTSKPCLVVCPAGLYRLDPNGEVTFDHAGCLECGTCRVMCKNKGIIRWDYPRGTFGITYRFG; encoded by the coding sequence ATGGGCATACGGATTATGGATACGCCTGAACTTTTGGGCCTCAATAAGTTTAATGTAGATGAGAAAGAACCCCACATTAAGCTGGACAAGGAGTTATGCATCAGGTGTACGTCCAAGCCTTGCTTAGTGGTCTGCCCGGCAGGCCTTTACCGGCTGGACCCTAATGGGGAAGTGACTTTTGATCATGCCGGCTGCCTGGAGTGCGGCACTTGCAGGGTAATGTGTAAGAATAAAGGTATTATCCGCTGGGATTACCCCCGCGGAACCTTCGGTATTACCTATCGGTTCGGCTGA
- a CDS encoding electron transfer flavoprotein subunit alpha/FixB family protein produces MQGTYFVFADKPALAHELISFGASAGKRVCAIALEEGQAQGYIYHGAGKVLVLKGSNDIPESYAKAMATLLKKEGAEVFLVGATVRGRELAARVAGYLDWAMVSDVSSLRYGEEGELVTERLMYGGAVLQVEAVRGPAVITVPGGKFEGRADETRKGEITSVEVEADPRVVLLERTPIEKQGADLAIAEKIVGVGMGFAKQEDLKLAEELAQTLGAELGCSRGVAEERKWLPADLYIGISGATVKPRLYLSFGISGQVQHIVGVRDAKIIAAVDINENAPIFQAADYGIVGDLYEILPLLTAAVKKIKQ; encoded by the coding sequence ATGCAGGGGACCTACTTCGTATTTGCAGATAAGCCGGCTTTAGCCCATGAGCTTATCAGCTTTGGTGCCTCGGCAGGGAAAAGAGTCTGCGCCATTGCCCTCGAGGAAGGTCAGGCCCAGGGTTATATATACCACGGTGCGGGCAAGGTTCTAGTGCTTAAGGGGTCGAACGATATCCCGGAAAGTTACGCCAAGGCCATGGCCACGTTGTTGAAAAAGGAAGGTGCCGAAGTTTTCCTGGTAGGAGCAACGGTCAGGGGCCGGGAACTCGCTGCGAGAGTTGCGGGGTACCTGGACTGGGCTATGGTAAGCGATGTTTCCTCCCTCCGTTATGGAGAAGAGGGGGAGCTCGTTACCGAACGTTTAATGTACGGCGGGGCCGTCCTCCAGGTGGAAGCCGTGAGAGGCCCAGCGGTAATTACCGTTCCCGGAGGCAAGTTCGAGGGCCGAGCCGACGAAACGAGGAAGGGTGAGATAACTTCGGTGGAGGTGGAGGCCGACCCGAGGGTAGTCCTGCTCGAGAGGACCCCTATTGAGAAGCAGGGTGCGGATTTAGCCATAGCCGAAAAAATAGTAGGTGTGGGGATGGGCTTCGCCAAACAGGAGGACCTCAAGCTCGCCGAAGAACTCGCCCAAACCCTGGGCGCCGAGCTCGGCTGTTCGAGGGGAGTGGCCGAGGAGCGCAAATGGCTGCCGGCCGACCTGTATATAGGAATATCCGGGGCAACGGTAAAGCCGCGCCTCTACCTGTCCTTCGGAATATCAGGGCAGGTCCAGCACATAGTGGGAGTACGTGATGCCAAGATTATTGCCGCAGTAGATATCAACGAAAACGCCCCTATCTTCCAGGCCGCGGACTACGGTATAGTGGGCGACCTCTATGAGATCTTACCCCTTTTAACGGCAGCAGTGAAAAAAATAAAACAGTAG
- a CDS encoding TIGR04076 family protein — MARVIAEITEVRGSGQCSAGHRVGERFVFTQEKTPALCPWALGALLAPAAVLLNGGRFYWAEGDEPTLWACPDPDITVVFRLYREEE, encoded by the coding sequence ATGGCCAGGGTGATCGCCGAAATAACGGAAGTGCGGGGTAGCGGCCAGTGTTCGGCGGGTCACCGGGTGGGCGAGAGGTTCGTGTTCACCCAGGAAAAAACGCCTGCCCTGTGCCCGTGGGCCCTGGGAGCTCTGCTGGCGCCGGCTGCGGTGCTCCTTAACGGTGGACGCTTTTACTGGGCGGAAGGGGATGAGCCGACCCTGTGGGCCTGCCCCGACCCCGATATCACGGTGGTCTTCCGTCTCTACCGGGAGGAGGAATAG
- a CDS encoding acyl-CoA dehydrogenase family protein — protein sequence MRYPLTEEQLLIQQSAREFAERYVEPEAIRVDREAAFPADIIKKLAEHDFFGLVFPAEYGGIGAGFLSYVLALQEISRASASVGAILISHCALAAYSIYRWGSGEQKERYLPAMCRGDILGAFALYEPGAAPGWGEQKVVAIPKEGGYVLRGRKYFVGNGGRAGIYVVFALTGPEAGPQEMSAFVVEAGARGLSIGRDIDKMGLRGWPTTELVFHDVEVPASSLLGAQGNGLAVLKEALAAARISAAAQIAGIVEAAFQQSVKYAKERMQFGRPIARFPAIQNMIAEMAANLQLARLAVYSTADLVDKGEPFEAEAAMVHMLAARIGQKSCTDAVQIHGGYGYSRDLAVERLLRDVKGAIITDSAGEYPEFTVAESILA from the coding sequence ATGCGTTACCCGCTGACGGAAGAACAACTTCTTATCCAGCAAAGCGCTCGGGAGTTCGCCGAAAGATACGTGGAGCCTGAAGCGATTCGCGTCGACCGTGAGGCCGCCTTCCCCGCCGATATCATAAAGAAACTGGCGGAGCATGATTTCTTCGGCTTAGTTTTCCCCGCCGAGTACGGGGGCATTGGAGCAGGCTTCCTAAGTTATGTCTTAGCCTTACAGGAGATTTCCCGCGCCAGCGCCTCCGTCGGCGCCATTCTCATAAGCCATTGTGCCCTGGCCGCCTATTCCATATACCGCTGGGGCTCTGGGGAGCAAAAGGAACGATACCTGCCGGCCATGTGCCGGGGGGACATTCTGGGTGCCTTTGCCCTGTACGAGCCCGGAGCCGCACCCGGGTGGGGAGAGCAAAAGGTAGTGGCTATTCCCAAGGAGGGCGGTTATGTACTAAGAGGCCGGAAATACTTTGTAGGCAACGGCGGCCGGGCAGGAATTTATGTAGTGTTCGCCCTTACCGGGCCGGAGGCAGGTCCCCAGGAAATGAGCGCCTTCGTCGTTGAAGCGGGCGCGCGGGGTTTATCCATCGGTAGGGATATTGACAAAATGGGTTTGCGGGGATGGCCGACGACGGAGTTGGTTTTCCATGACGTGGAGGTTCCCGCCTCCTCCCTCCTCGGAGCCCAGGGTAATGGGTTGGCGGTGTTGAAGGAGGCCCTGGCCGCAGCCAGAATATCGGCGGCCGCCCAAATAGCGGGTATAGTGGAGGCAGCCTTCCAACAGTCCGTTAAGTACGCCAAGGAGCGAATGCAGTTCGGAAGACCCATTGCCCGGTTCCCGGCGATACAAAATATGATAGCGGAAATGGCCGCTAATCTCCAGCTGGCGAGGCTGGCCGTCTACAGCACCGCAGATCTCGTGGATAAAGGAGAACCCTTTGAAGCGGAAGCCGCCATGGTTCATATGCTGGCCGCCAGGATCGGCCAGAAATCGTGCACAGACGCTGTCCAGATTCACGGTGGCTACGGGTACAGCCGGGACCTGGCGGTCGAGCGGCTGTTGCGCGACGTAAAGGGTGCGATTATTACCGATAGTGCAGGGGAATACCCCGAATTTACCGTGGCAGAGAGCATACTAGCTTAA
- a CDS encoding S-layer homology domain-containing protein, giving the protein MKKWLRALLLGVAFTLVLVPAALAGTATVEELQQVFPEMPAGDSVLTRGVFAALLAEAAGIQVDEATVDNQGEAWYLPAVRVLQEKGVIRGYPDGSLHTDRPVTLLEAAAMSSRVLGLPDATVPPEVKVALEEESWGYTPYAWLTKVGLLGSGEDPAAYLTVDQGLAFLTRVFGTDPKAEEIVRAAQEAQTKIKDLRFTSSITMGFRPRPEAAGSVPTITMEGNTVSEFIYPLTLHQRMDVTVNLPVEAMPGGDLPEGGKMRMNIEQYLVDGNLYQKVEMPGAAEPLWMKIPGEVMPHLESLLEQSGNYAGLPPELQEAFHLRYLGEDAVEGRKVHRIAYYGRLDDWQALMKAFPTGLAPELQQALKEAGEVIKSLSFWGEEAIGVEDNLSYGAEMTGLVVLADELQGQALPLESLTFTMRSRDYQYDTGLTIQLPPEALAAEELPSVFPEPEAGAPGEDTAQQ; this is encoded by the coding sequence GTGAAAAAGTGGTTGCGGGCGCTCCTCCTTGGGGTAGCTTTCACCCTCGTCCTGGTACCGGCTGCCCTGGCGGGCACGGCCACTGTGGAGGAGCTGCAGCAAGTCTTCCCTGAGATGCCGGCAGGAGATTCCGTCCTCACTCGCGGTGTCTTTGCCGCCCTGCTGGCCGAAGCCGCCGGTATCCAGGTAGATGAGGCTACAGTCGATAACCAGGGTGAGGCCTGGTATCTTCCGGCCGTAAGGGTTTTACAAGAAAAGGGCGTGATTAGGGGTTACCCGGACGGAAGCCTGCACACCGATAGGCCGGTTACCCTCCTCGAAGCGGCCGCGATGTCGTCCCGGGTACTGGGACTGCCGGACGCCACCGTCCCGCCCGAGGTCAAAGTGGCTCTAGAAGAAGAAAGCTGGGGGTATACTCCCTATGCCTGGCTCACCAAGGTCGGCCTGCTGGGCTCCGGTGAAGACCCGGCAGCCTATCTCACCGTGGACCAGGGCCTTGCCTTCCTGACCAGGGTCTTCGGGACGGATCCGAAGGCCGAAGAGATTGTCCGAGCCGCCCAGGAGGCCCAGACTAAAATTAAGGATCTGAGGTTCACCAGCAGCATAACCATGGGCTTCCGTCCCCGGCCGGAAGCCGCCGGAAGTGTCCCCACCATCACCATGGAGGGCAACACGGTAAGCGAGTTCATCTATCCCTTAACCCTGCACCAGAGGATGGACGTGACCGTTAATCTCCCCGTAGAGGCCATGCCCGGCGGAGACCTGCCGGAAGGCGGGAAGATGCGTATGAACATAGAGCAGTACCTGGTGGACGGCAACCTCTACCAAAAAGTAGAGATGCCGGGTGCGGCGGAACCCCTATGGATGAAAATCCCCGGCGAAGTCATGCCCCATCTGGAGTCCCTGTTGGAACAGAGCGGGAACTATGCGGGATTACCCCCGGAACTGCAGGAAGCTTTTCACTTACGCTACCTGGGTGAAGATGCGGTAGAGGGACGAAAAGTTCACCGTATAGCCTATTACGGCCGCCTCGACGATTGGCAGGCCCTAATGAAGGCCTTCCCTACAGGCCTGGCCCCCGAACTTCAACAGGCCCTCAAGGAAGCCGGTGAGGTGATAAAGTCCCTTTCCTTCTGGGGCGAGGAAGCCATTGGAGTAGAAGATAACCTCTCTTATGGTGCGGAAATGACGGGATTAGTGGTTTTGGCCGATGAGCTCCAGGGCCAGGCCCTACCCCTGGAAAGCCTCACCTTCACCATGAGGAGCAGGGATTACCAGTACGACACCGGCCTTACCATCCAGCTACCGCCCGAAGCTTTAGCCGCAGAGGAACTACCGTCGGTGTTTCCCGAACCTGAGGCAGGCGCGCCCGGCGAGGACACGGCACAGCAATGA
- a CDS encoding MFS transporter: MQQSQSRVKLAIMSIGILMMGVMAIASGLSVIAARFPEVSQTSIQLLITLPCVVIIVVTPIVGKLQEYISMKTLVLLGIICFLAGGVLPAFLTSFSLILVCRAILGIGVGTVQVLAPALVAASFEGDERSNVMGQLTSAQMIGCAIMVFVSGYLAMMGWNITFYVHLIALISLICAAAFLPPIKPMKSGATKSEPAEKVELTPAAYGWAVTMLVFFISGLILATYLAFLVTDHNLGTAADAGQATMIFAIGGFLMGLVYGKLAQFARNASLAVGLFMGVIAYLIIAFAPNIFLVHLGSLIYGFSVTTVFASIMVGTSMSVKPVAVPLATSIVVAGQNLGSFLCPYIITPLSALMSSDINMYAFITGAIWLGIMGVLALIWGMAKNAREAASSKISA; this comes from the coding sequence ATGCAACAGTCCCAAAGCCGGGTAAAGCTGGCCATCATGAGTATCGGAATATTGATGATGGGTGTAATGGCCATTGCCAGCGGGCTGTCGGTGATTGCTGCGCGCTTTCCCGAGGTTTCCCAGACCTCCATCCAGCTGCTGATAACCCTTCCGTGCGTTGTCATTATCGTGGTTACTCCCATAGTAGGCAAGCTACAGGAATATATTTCCATGAAGACCCTGGTCCTACTCGGTATAATATGCTTTCTGGCAGGAGGGGTGTTGCCTGCTTTCCTCACGTCTTTTTCCTTGATACTCGTTTGCCGGGCTATCCTCGGTATCGGCGTAGGTACGGTACAGGTGCTGGCCCCGGCGTTGGTTGCAGCCTCCTTTGAGGGGGATGAGCGCTCCAACGTAATGGGCCAGCTGACCTCGGCGCAAATGATAGGCTGTGCCATTATGGTGTTTGTGAGCGGCTACCTGGCTATGATGGGATGGAACATTACCTTCTATGTTCACCTCATCGCCCTCATTTCGTTGATTTGTGCTGCGGCTTTCTTGCCTCCTATTAAGCCCATGAAGTCGGGGGCTACCAAGAGCGAGCCAGCAGAGAAAGTGGAATTAACGCCAGCGGCCTATGGGTGGGCGGTTACCATGCTGGTGTTCTTTATAAGCGGATTGATTCTGGCAACTTACCTGGCCTTTCTGGTGACCGACCACAACCTGGGAACCGCAGCCGACGCCGGGCAGGCCACCATGATTTTTGCCATCGGCGGCTTCCTGATGGGCCTGGTGTATGGCAAACTGGCCCAGTTCGCCCGCAACGCCAGCCTCGCCGTGGGGCTGTTTATGGGCGTGATTGCCTACCTTATCATAGCCTTTGCCCCCAACATCTTTTTGGTTCACTTAGGAAGCCTGATATACGGTTTCTCGGTGACTACGGTTTTTGCCAGCATTATGGTGGGAACCTCCATGTCGGTTAAACCGGTGGCGGTGCCCCTGGCCACCTCCATTGTGGTGGCCGGACAGAACCTTGGTTCTTTCTTGTGCCCCTACATTATAACTCCCTTATCCGCTTTGATGAGTTCTGACATAAATATGTACGCCTTCATCACCGGGGCCATATGGTTGGGGATAATGGGCGTTCTCGCCCTTATTTGGGGTATGGCCAAGAACGCCAGAGAGGCGGCCTCTTCCAAGATAAGCGCTTAG
- a CDS encoding FAD-dependent oxidoreductase encodes MSGEDRFDVIVVGAGPAGSVCAYSLAREGKAVLLVERGDIAGGKNVSGGRLYTHALRVLGDELAWEAQVERRVTHEQLMILAGERSCLLEYHDPSFNKEGDVPHSYTVLRAVLDAWLAGRAEEAGAVLACGIKVDNIIEKDGRVIGIRAGEDEVYGEVVIAADGVNSLLAQKAGLVSEIQPHNVAVGVKEIIELPAKVIEERFGLREGEGAALLILGCTQGAKGGGFLYTNKESISLGCVVSPEEVARQGKPVHRLLQELKLHPAVLPLIQGGKTVEYSAHLVSEAGYRGVPAKLYRHGFLVIGDAAGLVMNLGYTIRGMDLAILSGVAAARAVLGEDKPELIGPAYMRELENLQVLPAMRAARGYVDFLDNPRLYRQYPDLAVGIFRKLFTVEGGVQRGIKAQLMETIKESGISLWDVIKDGLRGLRL; translated from the coding sequence TTGAGCGGGGAAGACCGGTTTGATGTCATAGTAGTGGGCGCCGGCCCGGCGGGAAGTGTTTGCGCCTATTCCTTGGCTCGAGAGGGAAAGGCAGTCCTCCTCGTCGAGCGGGGGGATATTGCCGGGGGCAAGAACGTCAGCGGCGGAAGGCTTTATACCCACGCCTTGCGGGTGCTGGGAGATGAATTGGCATGGGAAGCACAGGTGGAAAGAAGGGTTACCCACGAGCAGCTGATGATCCTCGCTGGCGAGCGTTCTTGCCTCCTGGAGTATCATGATCCGTCCTTCAATAAGGAAGGAGACGTACCTCACTCGTACACCGTCCTGCGGGCCGTCCTTGATGCCTGGCTGGCCGGCAGAGCCGAAGAGGCAGGGGCAGTGCTGGCCTGCGGGATCAAAGTGGACAATATTATAGAGAAGGATGGCCGAGTTATAGGAATAAGGGCCGGGGAAGATGAAGTTTACGGAGAGGTCGTCATTGCGGCCGACGGGGTAAACTCCCTCCTGGCCCAAAAGGCCGGCCTGGTGAGCGAGATCCAGCCTCACAATGTAGCCGTGGGCGTCAAGGAGATTATAGAGCTGCCGGCGAAGGTGATAGAGGAACGCTTTGGGCTGAGGGAAGGAGAAGGAGCTGCCCTTCTCATCCTCGGGTGTACCCAAGGGGCCAAGGGAGGGGGCTTCCTATACACTAATAAGGAAAGCATCTCCCTAGGGTGCGTGGTGTCCCCCGAGGAAGTGGCCCGGCAGGGAAAGCCGGTACACCGCCTCTTGCAAGAGCTCAAGTTGCACCCTGCAGTGCTTCCTCTGATCCAAGGCGGGAAAACCGTGGAATACAGTGCCCACTTGGTGAGCGAGGCAGGATACCGTGGCGTACCTGCAAAGCTCTACAGGCATGGCTTCCTAGTTATCGGAGATGCCGCCGGCCTGGTGATGAATCTGGGTTACACCATTCGCGGCATGGACCTGGCCATCTTGAGCGGGGTGGCAGCAGCCCGGGCAGTGCTGGGTGAGGATAAGCCGGAACTAATCGGACCGGCCTACATGCGGGAGCTGGAAAACCTCCAAGTCTTGCCGGCCATGAGGGCGGCCAGGGGGTATGTAGACTTCTTGGATAACCCCAGGCTTTACCGGCAATATCCTGACCTGGCCGTAGGCATTTTCCGCAAGCTGTTTACAGTAGAGGGGGGAGTCCAGCGCGGCATTAAGGCCCAGCTAATGGAAACCATTAAGGAAAGCGGCATTTCGCTTTGGGACGTGATCAAGGACGGGCTTAGGGGGTTAAGGCTGTAA
- a CDS encoding electron transfer flavoprotein subunit beta/FixA family protein, which produces MGKVIVCYKWVIDEKDIKINPDLTVDVSRAQRKISEYDKNAIEAGVRAAAKLGCQPVGLTFGGPETRQSLKDALARGLEAAYWVNSGAAAQADGAVTARVLAAAVRAIGDYRLVICGEGASDTYARQVGPRLGAVLDLPVVTSVISLDFEGDALLAIRKLEDYIEKVKVELPAVVSVLPEINEAPVPSLKAVLAAGKKPTTEFTPEGLGLKGEDMAGRVAVVGTKGYVMNRKNVVIKDGDATAKVQQLITCLQKEGVI; this is translated from the coding sequence ATGGGAAAAGTAATTGTCTGTTACAAATGGGTAATAGATGAAAAAGACATCAAGATTAATCCCGATCTAACCGTCGATGTGTCCAGGGCGCAGAGGAAAATAAGCGAATACGACAAGAATGCCATTGAGGCTGGGGTGCGGGCCGCGGCCAAGTTGGGGTGCCAGCCGGTGGGGCTAACCTTTGGCGGCCCTGAAACCCGCCAGTCCCTCAAGGACGCCCTTGCCAGGGGATTGGAGGCCGCGTACTGGGTAAACAGCGGCGCGGCCGCCCAGGCCGACGGCGCGGTTACAGCTCGGGTACTGGCGGCTGCCGTACGGGCCATAGGTGACTACCGGCTGGTTATTTGTGGTGAAGGGGCCAGCGACACCTACGCCCGGCAGGTGGGGCCACGGTTGGGCGCCGTGCTGGACCTGCCGGTTGTCACTTCGGTAATCTCCCTGGACTTTGAGGGTGACGCGCTCCTGGCTATCCGCAAGCTGGAGGACTATATAGAGAAAGTTAAAGTAGAACTGCCGGCGGTAGTCAGTGTGTTACCTGAGATCAACGAGGCACCGGTTCCCAGCCTGAAGGCCGTGCTCGCAGCGGGTAAGAAGCCCACGACCGAATTTACACCGGAGGGACTGGGGCTCAAGGGCGAAGATATGGCCGGCCGGGTGGCGGTAGTGGGTACCAAGGGTTACGTTATGAACCGTAAGAACGTAGTTATTAAAGATGGCGACGCGACTGCAAAAGTTCAACAACTGATCACCTGCCTCCAGAAAGAAGGTGTTATCTAG
- a CDS encoding acyl-CoA dehydrogenase family protein gives MVDALLTPEQQKYLELARKFTREKILPVAAQYDRTGEFPWPVVEAAREIGLHCMTAPRAYGGPELDSVTISLIMEEFAYGCAGIATTLGGNGLSSYPVLIAGTEEQKKLFFGRLLAGGLGAFALTEPGAGSDAGAVSTSARREGDEYVINGTKCFITTGAMADIFIVFASTNPTMKARGLSAFIVEREREGISIGHEEDKMGIRASNTVEVRFNNVRVPADHLLGKEGEGFKIAMQTLDMARPIVGAIAVGVARAALEECIDYVKSRMDGTKPLSANQAVQFRIADMAMKVEAARLMVRRALALKEAGVPYSKESAMAKAYASDVAMEVTAEAVEIMGAVGYSKDSRVEKLMRDAKITQIYEGTNQIQRIVIANNLLRS, from the coding sequence ATGGTTGACGCGCTCTTAACTCCAGAACAACAGAAATACCTGGAGCTGGCCCGCAAGTTTACCCGGGAAAAAATACTGCCGGTGGCCGCCCAGTACGACCGGACGGGCGAGTTCCCGTGGCCGGTAGTAGAGGCGGCCCGCGAAATAGGGCTGCATTGCATGACCGCTCCCCGGGCCTACGGCGGGCCCGAGCTGGATTCCGTAACCATTTCCCTGATCATGGAGGAGTTTGCCTACGGGTGCGCGGGCATTGCCACTACTTTAGGCGGCAACGGCTTGAGTTCGTATCCGGTGCTCATCGCGGGTACTGAGGAGCAAAAGAAACTCTTCTTCGGCCGACTGCTTGCGGGGGGCTTGGGGGCCTTTGCCCTGACTGAGCCGGGAGCCGGCTCGGACGCCGGCGCCGTGTCTACCTCCGCCAGGCGAGAAGGGGACGAGTACGTAATTAACGGAACCAAGTGCTTTATCACCACCGGTGCCATGGCAGACATCTTTATAGTTTTTGCCTCCACAAATCCAACCATGAAGGCGAGGGGCTTAAGCGCCTTCATCGTGGAGAGGGAGCGGGAAGGCATCTCCATCGGCCATGAGGAAGACAAGATGGGTATCCGCGCCTCGAATACGGTAGAGGTAAGGTTTAACAACGTAAGGGTTCCCGCCGACCACCTGCTGGGTAAAGAAGGTGAAGGCTTTAAGATCGCCATGCAGACCCTGGACATGGCGCGGCCTATTGTAGGTGCCATCGCCGTGGGAGTAGCCCGTGCGGCTCTAGAAGAGTGCATAGACTATGTCAAAAGCCGTATGGATGGTACCAAGCCTTTGAGCGCCAACCAGGCCGTCCAGTTCAGGATAGCCGACATGGCCATGAAGGTAGAGGCGGCCAGGCTCATGGTCCGGCGGGCCCTGGCCTTAAAGGAGGCGGGAGTACCCTATTCCAAGGAATCGGCCATGGCCAAGGCTTATGCCTCGGATGTGGCCATGGAAGTAACTGCCGAAGCGGTAGAAATCATGGGGGCCGTCGGTTATTCCAAAGACTCGCGGGTAGAAAAGCTCATGCGGGATGCCAAAATAACCCAGATATACGAGGGCACCAACCAGATCCAGCGCATAGTGATTGCCAATAACTTGCTGAGGTCGTGA